The DNA region ctaaataagtttgaatcttaAAGATaacaaacttaatttattccgaaactaaatcctaatatttcctaaaatacaatcttcattCCAGCACAATtaaatcttcattccgcaattctctaaaatgcccttgatgtcaaataagacctgaaaataagaaggctaaaaagcatttttggcccctgatgtttcaagtttgtgcaaattctgccctatctatttttgtcgatgtttctacccctcatgttttcaaacagtgcaccgtctacccctccgtcaggggtagacgatgcactgtttgaaaatatgaagggtagacgatgcactgtttgaaaacatgaggggtagaaacatcgacaaaaatagagtaggggcagaatttgcacaaacttgaaacatcaggggtcaaaaatgctttttagccaaataagaataaacgtaattagaccaaataatagaaatcactgtcaagcaaggtcaattaattacgaataatcattaataatgacaaattaaggctatgtaaaatgagtaaaatattgctcgtaaaatattgctcatcaaatacccccacacttagccttttgcactcctgagcaaaataaagaattaagaacatgaaaaccaatttgtaacTAGAAGTGAATCATACAATAACCTAAAAGATCACATACTTAACAATGAATCTTAGGAAATGTAGAGAAATGGGCAAAATCAAGTGAAGAATCAAAGAGACAAGAAATCCATGAATATCATCCAAACAAACAAGCATGTAAAGTAACCAATCAAACCAAAAGGTGAGAACAATGATGATAGAACCTCACAAGTTATGCTCTCAAAGTGTTTACACTCAAGTGTTTAAGGTTTGTGTTTACGCTCAAGGCACTTCATGAGAACAAACACTACCATAGGCTTGACAAGCCGCTAACATCAACAATCAAGAACACATGCACATAAAGATCAAAAAGGACTTTTAAAGGTTGTAATGGGGCCAAGGACAAGGTAGGATAAAATATGGGATAAGTAGCTAAAACCTTAAGAAATAGAGGAGCAATGGGGAATAAGTAAGAAGTAAGTCAAAATCAACCCAATTTCATAGCATAAGATTTGCAATTCTTCCTCCAATTCCACACTTCAACTTTTCATTATTTCATTCATTTGTTTCCTCTTGGCCttctttttttctgtttttctttatttatttttcgtttttttttactgaataacAAAACTGATAAAAAAAACAGCACCACCATACTTATTTACAATAACCAACTAAGCATAACCGAGAATtggaagaattaaagaacaatGCACCCTTACCCACTAAGTACTCACTCCCAAAACAATTCCAAAGCTCCAAAATTCCCTAAGATTAGGTCAATCATGGTTTTTCACTTATAAGCTTGTAATGAGCTAAAGAAAAGGAGGGTAAAAAGGCTCAAAGGGGCTATCAAAGGATAAATTCATTCAAGGTAGGCTTATTTGGCTAGTGgcttattaattaaaagaagaaaatgcctAAAATCACTTCAATATGTGCATGTGAGTATCAAGTAGAAACAAGCGTCAAGTCAAGTTCTAGAGTGCAAGTAATCAAGAGTGCaatcacacaagaaaaagaTTAGAGATGGCATACAGTTGACCACCTACAGTTAAGGCTCAAAAACTCTCACAGGGGAATTAAGTCTATCATAATTGTTTTAACCCCTCAATTTTCAAAAGTAACTTGACAAACAAGAACGCATGGATTTCACATCACAAGATATCATGACTCaattcaaagaaagaaaatgcccATAATCTAAACAAGACCTAAGAATTCAAAGAAAAGCATGCATTAATCTAATTTATTCAGCTAATTTATTCTACCTAAGCTAATCTCCCCCCACACTTAAACTACACATTGTCCCAATGAAGCATAACAAATATGGAATTGAACAAGTGCAATAAAAgtaaagaaggagaaagaaaactccCTGATTCATGGCGGGAGGAGGGCGGAAACAACCAAGGAAACATCTTCCATGGTAGCATCCACAAGAGAAGGATTAGTGAGGAAATGTTTGAGGCGATGACCATTAACTTTGAAGCTCTTATCTGTGGATTCACTTTTGATCTCTACAGTACCATAAGGAAACAcattagtaacaacaaaaggACCAATCCACTTAGAACGAAGCTTACCGCTCATTAGGTCAAGCCTAGAGTTATACAACAACACTTGTTGTCCAACCAAAAAGCTTTTTCTGGAAATCAAGCTATCTTGGAATATTTTGGTCTTCTCTTTGTAGAACTTAGAGTTCTCATAGGCTTCCAAGCGGATCTCATCTAACTCACTCAATTGAAGCTTCCTTTCGCCACCAGCTTGATCAAGAGCCAAGTTGCAAGTCTTCACAGCCCAATAAGCACGATGCTCTATCTCAACAGGAAGATGACATGCCTTACCAAAAATAACACGATAAAGTGACATTCCGATGGGTGCTTTGTAAGCAGTACGGTGGGCCCAAAGAACATCCTCAAGTCTATTGCTCCAATCCTTCCTGTTAGGCTGGACCGTCTTCTCCAAGATCCTCTTTATCTCTCTGTTGGAATTCTCAGCTTGCCCATTTGTTTGAGGATGGTATGGTGTGGAAATTCTATGAACAACCCCATACTTCTTGAGAAGAGCTTGCATGGACCTATTGCAGAAATGGGTGCCTTGGTCACTAATGATTGCTCTAGGAATGCCAAACCTGTAAAAGATGTGAGACCTAACAAAATCCACAACGACTCGAGAATCATTAGTCCGGGTGGCCTTAGCTTCCACTCATTTAGAAGCATAATCAACAGCaagcaaaatataataaaaaccaaaagaaaCAGGAAAAGGACCCATAAAATCGATACCccagacatcaaagacctcataaAACAGCATGGGCTGTTGAGGCATCTCTTTTCTCCAACAAGAAATGGTACCGCCTGCTCTCTGACACGGCTCACAAGTGCTGCAAATCCTTGACGCATCTTTGAAGATGGTAGGCCAGTAAAATCCAGAGTCAAGCACCTTGCGTGCTGTCCTTTGGGGTCCAAAGTGACCGCCCACTGCAGAAGCATGGCAAAATTGAAGGACTGACTCAATCTCATGATCCGGAATGCACCTCCTAATAACCtggtcagtacaaaacttccacaaaTAGGGGTCATCccaacaataataatatttaGCATCACTCTTAAGCTTAGCAATCTGAGCTCGAAATGCAAATGGAGGGAAAATAGAAGCAACTAAATAATTAACAATATTAGCATACCAGGGTGCTGGAAAAGAAACTGAAATATTAAAGAGCCGCTCATCCGGAAAGTCATCTCTAATGGGTAGAGTATCAACATCCCTCTCTATCCGACTCAAGTGATCGGCCACCAAATTCTGTGCTCCACTCTTATCCCGAATCTCCAAGTCAAACTCTTGGAGCAAGAGCATCCATCGGATCAACCTAGGCTTGGATTCAGCCTTCTTCAACAGGAACTTTAGAGCTGAATGGTCAGTGTAAACAATAATCCTAGAACCTAGCATATATGATCTAAATTTATCTAGAGCAAACACAATAGCTAGAAGTTCTTTTTCAGTGGTTGTGTAATTCGCTTGTGCAGAATCTAAAGTCCTGGAAGCATAATATATTACCCTAGGCAACTTATCTACTTTTTGAGCAAGGACAGCACCCAAGGCGTAATTAGATGCATCACACATAAGCTCAAAATGGGCTGTCCAATCAGGTGCCTGAATGATAGGAGTGGTGGTCAAGGCTTTCTTGAGGCAATCAAACGCCTATCTGcatttctcatcaaaatcaaacgcCACTTCCTTCTGCAGCAAGTTAGAGAGAGGAAGGGCTCTCTTGCTGAAATCCTGAAAGAACCTGCGATAAAAACCTGCATGGCCAAGAAAAGAACGCACCTCTCGCACGCAAGAGGGGCAAGGAAAATGTGAAATaacatctatcttggcgggATCCACCTCTATACCtttgttagaaatcacatgaCCCAGAACTATGCCTTGCTCTACCATAAAATGACACTTCTCATAATTCAAAACAAGGTTAGTTTCAATGCACCTATGCAAAACTTTATCCAGATTATCTAAACATGTATCAAATGAAGATCCGTAAACAGTGAAATCATCCTTAAATACCTCGATGCAACTCTCTAAGAAATCactgaaaatacttaccatgcaCCGCTGGAATGTACCAGGGGCAATGCATAGGCCAAATGGCATCCTCTAAAGATAACAGGTTGAttatttgaatgcatggtctAAGTTACTCTAAAGAGGTACCTTCCTTGTggataaattgtaagcaagctgaaaaaaagttgaaagaaaaaaggaaaaatgcaaatgtaaaaagaaaaatgcaaaagaagaataaaaaaaGAGAATTACAAAGTGAAGGAAGATACTCATtgcaaaaggaaaaggaagtgaaagtaaaaaaaaaaaagttgtgaaaaggaagaatgtgttaattcttggggttgtgagtaagtttaatttgaattattctccattgctcttatttttcctaagaTTTTAACCCTGAATATCTTTCGTAAATCCTTCCTTAAccttagcctcattacaaccttgaaaagtcatttgatctttgtatgcatttgttcaatttaattggtgtgttaggatcttgtcaagcctatgatagatgcatgttttcataagatgatgagagttgcttaagcatgattaaacacaagcccaaacacttgagaatagagagtataacacttgcatccaactttgatgttTAATTTGTAATTCTTGTTAGCTTGAAATGTAGGTGATCAAATTTTTGTTTGTCTAATCTCTGTGAAAATTAAAGTGGTTATTTTCTTGCTCATAAACCTGAATTTCTACttctcaaagataagtgtgagctgagtttttatgttttaggaagtacttgttatcataagtgattttctgattcttctttgaagttaagttttgcccaggagtgcaaaagaCTAAGTGTGGGGGAATTTGATAAGcgtataattgatgcactttatgtttttctttctaagcttcattatgtatattcttgtgcttaattgttatgacttaaccatgttttgaccattagtgtttatttagattattcatggaaaagagcttacttctacacttttagtttctgtgactgtttttCTAGAACAGGTTGGATCTGGAGTTATAAATATCTAAATAGAATgaataatatgtcgttggaaagctaactcgaagaACTACAACTTTGATGTTCCGCACAATTCGAGAAAAAGCTTCTAACATGGTCAGAATTGCCTTGCAAAGTtgttgtcgctaatcctgcgagtctggaacagtctgcactaaaatgatcatatcttgggctacagaactccgaattagaatatgattgaaggcccgcgaagctgacttaaagagctacaactctcatgtttacctcgattgaagattcagacttcttgtgagACAGgagaatgcctgattgttcagtagcttactcctttatgtgggcccgattttgtgaagatttagaaaagatttagataacaaggattgttacttgatgaacaagtttatttattagtataaataagtgaggcttaggcttttgttagaaaCCACCTCATCTCACCACTTCACCACCATCACACCACCtcaccttctcctcctcctatctctccctcttttctagtatgagttgctaaactccctagttagtcttaggatttttaatattcttgtgtttgcaaacttgacgttatgttcttaatgcaaatttcttctttattaattctattcatctctatttctaatctagggtttgcttaattccgtagttttgaaaaaaagagttgatgcatgttcgcatagttcatgttagttcgtaactgttccttaatcgcttagtttaggaaactgtagattaatttccgcttagttaattagttctcaAGAATTAGGGAATttataaggaagaattaatcttttgtaaccactgaaagtttgttgcacttgataatccgatgactagcgctttctctcttctgtctaatctatttaattattgctttgttgttaccttctatcaaatcaatcaaaccctcctttttatttgcttttttttactctaatatcaattaataatttatcaagtccttgtgagaacgatcctggtgttcatcaccttgtactgcattcaaagcaaaaatactttgacacgcacccgtgacagtgcgttcgtcagtGGCAAATCCTCAATACTACATTGAACTCCCGGAAGATGATGAGGTGAATTCACAACCAACACAGGCTTTGGAGGAGATAGATGAAATTGGCTTGGCCTCTGGCTTTTACACAGCACTGGCTTTGGAAAAGAGAAAAAGGGATAACCAACCACAACACAAGATGGAAGGTGGACAAGGAAAACAGAAACTCAGAGTTTGCAATCCAACTCTACTGGCTTTACCAAGAATGACTGTTGACACGGCTGAGGAGGCGGGCCTTGCCATGCCCCCACCCCCTCAATGAGTCTACTCAGTTGGAATTGTCGCGGGATGGCGGCACCCGCGACAATGAGTGAACTCAAGGACCTATGCCATAAGTTTCAACCTTCAATTGTCTTTTTGATGGAAACCAGAGCCCATCTTGAGAGCTCGAAGAACAAAAACAATTCTCAgatcccctaatatgttttgtGTGGAGGCCTAGGGCACTGCGGGGGGTCTTTGCCTCTATTGGAAGGACTCCATGGACATTTCTATTAAGCAAAGTTCTCTTAACCTTATTTATGCTGCTGTTCGTACTTTTGTGTATGCACAACCTATTTTCTCCCAAAGAAGGCACTTCTGGACCAAATTACAAGAGCTCAACACTCAGCAATGGACCCCGTGCTGTTGCATTGGGGATTTTAACGAAATTTTAGAGCAACATGAGAAGCAAGGCCTCCGGGATCAGCCAGAATCAAGAATGCAATTGTTCAGGGATTGTCTTGACAACTCTAACCTCATGGATATGGACCTAAAGGGTTGCAAATTTACATGGTGTAGTAACCCTAGACAAGGTCAGGTCACAAAGGAAAAGCTAGACAAGATTCTAATCAATTGGCCATGGCGTGCTTTGTATCCAAACTCTTCGGGTTTTGCCCTTCCTATTGTCAGTTCAGACCACTCTCCCCTCTTATTGCGCCTCAAACCCCTCCTCCGTCCAACCAAACTGTTCAGATTTGAGGCTCTTTGGGTTGAAGACGAATAGGGCAAAGATATTGTGAACCAGGCTTGGATTTCATCCCCCTCCATGGATCAAACCTCCATTTCTTCTTGGCATAACTTACTGAGCAAATCTGAAAACTGTAAAAACTCCCTTACGACCTGGAGCAAGTCTAAGTTTAAGAGGGCAGATCTTGAGATTAACATTCTCACCCAAAGGATACAAGTGCTTCAGAATAATCACGTCTCAGAAGAGGAATGGCACGAGCTGCAAgaattacagaaaaaaaaatcaaattgctATGGAAGCATGAGGAGATTTACTGGAATCAGAGATCGAGGGTTAAATGGTTACAATGGGGAGATAACAACACTAGATTCTTCCATGTTTCAACTCTTCAAAGGAGGGATTTCAACCGGATTCTCAAAATTAAAGATGCAGGATGTATTTGGGTTAAGGGACAAAGGAACATCAACAAAGCTGCCTTCGATTTTTATCAGGATATTTATACCAAATCCCCTACCCAGCACCTTCAAGAATGCATTGCCTCAATCCCCAATCTGGTTATGGATAGCCTCACCGTAAGCTCTGCAGCCAAGTGGACATAGATGAAATCAAAGCAGCAGTTTTCTCTCTAGGTGATCTTAAAGCACCGGGGATAGATGGACTTAACGGTCTCTTCTACCAAAAAAACTGGGAGGTGGTGAAAGGAGAAGTTTGTAACGCTGTTTTGACTTTCTTTTAGAGGGCAGAAATCCCACCTGAGATTAATGAGACACTTGTGACTCTAATTCCAAAAATTCCCCATCCAGAGTCTATTCAGCAGTTCAGGCCCATAAGCTGCTGCTCATTCTTATACAAAGTCATCTCAAAGATAATTGTTCAAAGGCTGAAATCCTCTATGCCAAACCTAATTTCACCAATGCAAAGTGGCTTTATACAAGGCAGACAGATACAAGAGAACTTCCgctgggtcccccgccaagatggACAATATaggtcccatccacgtcgcccaaaagattcgtatccccttcccagcattgatggtctcgtcgatggtgcctcgggcaacgaactgcttagcttaatggacgcttattctggttatcatcaaattcgCATGCACCCGGCGGACGAAGAtaaaacagctttcatgaccgccagagtcaattattgttATCGCACGATGCCatttggattgaagaatgctggcgcgacctaccaaaggctgatggatagggtttttgctggacaggtggggagaaacatggaagtttacgttgatgatatgatcgttaagtcagtacgtggtttggatcatcatcaagatctggaagaagcattcgGCGAGatcaggaagcacaatatgcgcctcaacccggagaaatactcttttggtgttcagggtggcaagtttctgggattcatgatcacatccagaggaatagagataaatccggacaaatgcaaggcgattcagcagatgaaaagtctctctaatgtgaaagaggtccaacgtttaacagggcgaatagcagctctGTCTCGGTTTCTCCCTAAGTCTGGCGATAGATCTTTCccatttttcaagtgtcttcgaaaaaacgttgcatttgagtggacagtggagtgtgaggaagcttttgttcgcctcaaagaACTCCTGTCATCGCCGCCgatcttgtcaaaaccaatacaggggcacccgctgcacttgtattttgctgtgagtgatagtgctctgagttctgtgatattaCAGGAAGtggatggcgagcatcgaattatttatttcgttagccacacactccagggcgcagaggtcagataccagaaaatcgagaaggcagcattggcggtccttgtcaccgcccggcggttgagaccttactttcagagttttccagtaaAGGTGCGAACGGATTTacccctgagacaagtgttacaaaaaccggatttgtcaggcagattggtcgcctggtcggttgaattgtccgaatatgggttgcaatatgataaacgaGGCAAGGTTGGCACACAAtcgctggctgattttgtggtggaattgaccccagatcggtttgaaagagtggacactcagtggactctctttgtagatggatcctccaatagcagtggcggtggcgcgggagtaacattggaaggaccaggagatctagtgctggagcaatcgctgaaattcgagttcaaggccacGAAtaaccaggcagagtatgaggctctcatcgccgggttgAAGTTGGCACGTGAAGTCAAGATCGgtagtttgttgataagaacggactcgcagttggtggaaaaccaagtgaagggcactttccaggtcaaagatcccaatctgatcaaatacctcgagcgagtgcgatatttgatgacactctttcaagaggtggtggtagagtatgttcctcgggctgaaaaccagcgggcggacgcgttggccaaattggcgagcacgcggaagcccggcaacaacagaagtgtgattcaggaaacgctggcgagccccagcattgaaggcgagcacatggcatgtgtgaacagaggggcgacgtggatgggacctATATTGTccatcttggcgggggacccagcggaagtggagcaatgcacgaaggaacaactgcgagaggcgagccactacactctcattgacggacacttgtatcacCGTGGTTTTTCGGCGCCATTGCTAAAGTGTGTACCGCCGGAAAAATACGAGGGaataatgtctgaggtgcatgagggagtgtgtgcaagccacattggtgggagatctttggcttgcaaggtgttaagggctggtttctattggcccaccctcaggaaggaCTGTATGCACTTTGTGAAGCGatgcaaaaaatgtcaagtgtttgctgatttgtccaaggcaccgccaaaagagctggtaacgatgagcgccccttggcctttcgccatgtggggcgtGGATTTGGtaggaccttttccgaccgtcaggtcgcaaatgaagtttatattggtagcggtggactacttcactaaatggattgaagccgaacctctggccaaaataacctctgcaaagatagtcaacttTTATTGGAGACGTATCGTTTgtaggttcgggatcccaagggcgatcgtatctgacaatgagacccagttttcaagcaaccaaacaagggaattttgcaaggaaatgggtaTACAGATGAGAttcgcctctgtggagcatccgcaaacgaacGGGCAAGTAGAATCTGCGAACAGGGTAATTCTGCGCGGACTAAGGCGACGGCTtgaggaggctaagggagcctggctggatgaactcccGGTGGTAttatggtcgtacaacaccactgtgcaatctactacaagagaaaccTCCTTTAGAATGActtatggggtagatgccatgttgccggtggaaattgacaatttcacatggcgaacccagccagattttgaaggggagaatcaaaCCAATATGGCGGTGGAGTTGGATCTCCTGTCTGAAAcacgtgacgaggcgcacattcgagaaacggcgatgaagcagcgcgtggccgccaagtacaatagcagggttcgcgttcgagatatgcaggttggcgatctggtcctaaagtggcgatcaggagccccgggaaacaagttgactccgaactgggaagggccTTACCGCATTATCAAAGTTCTTGGTACAGGGGCCTACCACTTGgaggagcttgatggaaggcgactacccaggtcgttcaacggtttgagcctgcgttattattacagttgattgTGAGCACAATGTATTCGCCAAAGATAAATGTTTTCAATGTACCTCGGAACTCTCCATTATAGCAAAAGcgtactctttttctccgaaaggagttttttaatgagacgcatcatcaataaaacgaaaattcatgaaattcgcGTCTAAAAAtcccagggattccctgacggtcggaattgccgatcgacacaaagaattacggcgatcactaggtgggacaagcttgatccccaaaagggcttgctggaaccctaaaggtggtggcgattccacaaatggcctttgacgcctgggaatcgccccccggaaagtctgacgtgatcgccggtcccgtaaacgacgtgctgggtaagtctcgccagaatacgacgagcaccgTAAACTAGGCAAAagacttgggacccccaaatggccattgggacccaagcattgtaagccccgagcgggcaaagccccgggcgaagccctcgagaatggaggccgtttattCCTTTGaggaaaacgtctaaagtcttggcggGGAAATACCAAGcaaaaagtcctagttaaaattaatgcacgaagtcgttaggcgtaattcaatcatatgacgcgtgaaaaatagcgcaagatataaggtcggcgaatgaataaggtggaaggcgagtgcttggacactcaggatgttgagtattttattactccggcgTGTTGGGGCGTTAAGCTATGAAATTCATTCGtaaattttttaagcaataagaatgcggcgaccaaaaaatgtaaggcggaagcattccaacatgatttgcAAAATATCCGACGGCGATATGAAAGCTATGGCGAAAGgttgcttatatatatgaatgaCGGAAAAGTGCATTACAAGAGGGCAGACAAGGCTAAGTGACATTAAAactacattattcattgtttctttctttttctcctatttcttcttcttcttcttcttcttcttcttcttcagtcgccatccagaggtgttggtcaatcaggggaggatcgtcaggaccaaccagtccttcagcggttatctctttcattactcccatagcGCTAAaatcaaagttcgggtacaaatgttgggcctgatctttggcaagGTAGAAGCCGCGCTTGCGATTGTCAAGAgcaatgtcagcggcttgttccctcgcctcggTGGCTTTGgttttctccgtcgccagctcgtcctctagccctttgatctttgccagttgggaagcaatctcagcatctttcgtggcgagggcctcagcATGAgcttcggtcgctttcttgatctcctcggacg from Lotus japonicus ecotype B-129 chromosome 2, LjGifu_v1.2 includes:
- the LOC130736872 gene encoding uncharacterized protein LOC130736872 is translated as MDISIKQSSLNLIYAAVRTFVYAQPIFSQRRHFWTKLQELNTQQWTPCCCIGDFNEILEQHEKQGLRDQPESRMQLFRDCLDNSNLMDMDLKGCKFTWCSNPRQGQVTKEKLDKILINWPWRALYPNSSGFALPIVSSDHSPLLLRLKPLLRPTKLFRFEALWVEDE